From Brienomyrus brachyistius isolate T26 chromosome 18, BBRACH_0.4, whole genome shotgun sequence, one genomic window encodes:
- the pop7 gene encoding ribonuclease P protein subunit p20 isoform X1 — MRLLPVSHVLSARYLPFYANRRRYTGAGVERNRMSETSDKVSQPQAGTAAADMDPVEFTLRKRLPRKLPRRRNDVYVNMKTDFRAQLARCQKLLDAAGSGHREIYIHGLGLAISRAINIALQLQACSQGALQLAANTSTVELVDDLEPDDPDEGEVLTRTRNNSAIHIKVFYPDPQ; from the exons ATGCGTTTGCTTCCGGTTTCACATGTGCTGTCAGCCCGATATCTTCCGTTTTATGCGAACCGCAGGAGGTACACTGGTGCCGGAGTTGAACGCAACCGG ATGTCAGAGACCAGTGACAAAGTGTCCCAGCCTCAGGCAGGCACGGCTGCAGCAGATATGGACCCTGTGGAGTTCACCTTGCGCAAGCGGCTGCCCCGAAAGCTCCCACGACGCCGGAATGATGTCTATGTCAACATGAAGACTGATTTCCGTGCACAGCTAGCCCGCTGCCAGAAGCTGCTTGATGCGGCCGGATCAGGCCACAGGGAGATATATATCCACGGCCTGGGCTTAGCTATCAGCCGTGCCATCAACATTGCATTGCAGCTCCAAGCCTGCAGCCAGGGGGCACTGCAGTTGGCTGCAAACACCTCCACTGTGGAGCTGGTGGATGACCTTGAGCCAGATGACCCAGATGAGGGAGAAGTCCTGACCCGCACCCGCAACAATTCTGCCATCCACATTAAAGTGTTTTATCCGGACCCACAGTGA
- the pop7 gene encoding ribonuclease P protein subunit p20 isoform X3, whose protein sequence is MSETSDKVSQPQAGTAAADMDPVEFTLRKRLPRKLPRRRNDVYVNMKTDFRAQLARCQKLLDAAGSGHREIYIHGLGLAISRAINIALQLQACSQGALQLAANTSTVELVDDLEPDDPDEGEVLTRTRNNSAIHIKVFYPDPQ, encoded by the coding sequence ATGTCAGAGACCAGTGACAAAGTGTCCCAGCCTCAGGCAGGCACGGCTGCAGCAGATATGGACCCTGTGGAGTTCACCTTGCGCAAGCGGCTGCCCCGAAAGCTCCCACGACGCCGGAATGATGTCTATGTCAACATGAAGACTGATTTCCGTGCACAGCTAGCCCGCTGCCAGAAGCTGCTTGATGCGGCCGGATCAGGCCACAGGGAGATATATATCCACGGCCTGGGCTTAGCTATCAGCCGTGCCATCAACATTGCATTGCAGCTCCAAGCCTGCAGCCAGGGGGCACTGCAGTTGGCTGCAAACACCTCCACTGTGGAGCTGGTGGATGACCTTGAGCCAGATGACCCAGATGAGGGAGAAGTCCTGACCCGCACCCGCAACAATTCTGCCATCCACATTAAAGTGTTTTATCCGGACCCACAGTGA
- the pop7 gene encoding ribonuclease P protein subunit p20 isoform X2: MCCQPDIFRFMRTAGGTLVPELNATGQMSETSDKVSQPQAGTAAADMDPVEFTLRKRLPRKLPRRRNDVYVNMKTDFRAQLARCQKLLDAAGSGHREIYIHGLGLAISRAINIALQLQACSQGALQLAANTSTVELVDDLEPDDPDEGEVLTRTRNNSAIHIKVFYPDPQ; encoded by the exons ATGTGCTGTCAGCCCGATATCTTCCGTTTTATGCGAACCGCAGGAGGTACACTGGTGCCGGAGTTGAACGCAACCGG GCAGATGTCAGAGACCAGTGACAAAGTGTCCCAGCCTCAGGCAGGCACGGCTGCAGCAGATATGGACCCTGTGGAGTTCACCTTGCGCAAGCGGCTGCCCCGAAAGCTCCCACGACGCCGGAATGATGTCTATGTCAACATGAAGACTGATTTCCGTGCACAGCTAGCCCGCTGCCAGAAGCTGCTTGATGCGGCCGGATCAGGCCACAGGGAGATATATATCCACGGCCTGGGCTTAGCTATCAGCCGTGCCATCAACATTGCATTGCAGCTCCAAGCCTGCAGCCAGGGGGCACTGCAGTTGGCTGCAAACACCTCCACTGTGGAGCTGGTGGATGACCTTGAGCCAGATGACCCAGATGAGGGAGAAGTCCTGACCCGCACCCGCAACAATTCTGCCATCCACATTAAAGTGTTTTATCCGGACCCACAGTGA